A genome region from Dickeya chrysanthemi NCPPB 402 includes the following:
- a CDS encoding DUF4186 domain-containing protein, whose amino-acid sequence MTTLDALFLRLSRSRFRQRFHLGAKERDDCFTKGKELIASHAADFIARRLAPAEPVNDGKQTPMRGHPVFIAQHATATCCRGCLEKWHNINQHRPLTDDEQRYIVDVILCWLERDLLNTPHTNV is encoded by the coding sequence ATGACAACACTTGATGCGCTGTTTTTACGGCTATCGCGCTCCCGTTTTCGTCAGCGTTTTCATTTGGGCGCCAAAGAGCGCGATGACTGTTTTACCAAAGGTAAAGAGCTGATTGCCTCTCACGCCGCCGATTTTATTGCCCGGCGACTGGCGCCGGCTGAGCCGGTCAACGATGGAAAACAGACGCCGATGCGCGGCCATCCGGTTTTCATCGCTCAGCACGCCACCGCAACCTGTTGCCGGGGATGCCTGGAGAAATGGCATAATATCAACCAACATCGCCCGCTGACTGACGATGAACAGCGCTATATCGTCGATGTTATTTTATGCTGGCTTGAGCGCGACCTGCTCAACACACCTCACACCAACGTCTAA
- a CDS encoding universal stress protein, whose protein sequence is MYKTILVPVDIDEEELTQKALSHAVALARQSGATVHLFHALPDASAFMSAYSFGIKEFENEAVIKADKKLHALVKTIDLPADKLSHSISFGIPRDEVLELAQEIEADLIVIGSRRPNVKTYLLGSNAAAIVRHAQTSVLVVR, encoded by the coding sequence ATGTATAAGACCATTTTAGTACCCGTGGATATTGATGAAGAAGAACTGACTCAAAAGGCATTGTCACACGCCGTAGCGCTGGCCAGACAATCCGGCGCTACCGTCCACCTGTTTCATGCGTTGCCTGACGCTTCGGCGTTTATGTCGGCATACTCGTTTGGCATCAAGGAGTTTGAGAACGAAGCGGTGATCAAAGCGGATAAGAAACTGCATGCTTTGGTGAAAACCATCGATTTGCCGGCAGACAAGCTGTCTCACAGTATTAGTTTCGGCATTCCGCGCGATGAAGTGCTGGAGCTGGCTCAGGAAATTGAAGCTGACTTGATTGTGATTGGTTCGCGTCGGCCGAATGTGAAGACTTACTTGCTGGGGTCGAATGCGGCGGCGATTGTCCGCCATGCCCAAACCTCGGTGTTGGTCGTGCGGTGA
- a CDS encoding DksA/TraR family C4-type zinc finger protein — MASGWSNDGAVQDQIDATVDDAIARARSLLHQGSSAQYCEECGEAIPQARRLALPGVRFCVQCQEKMDKKHTLNSGYNRRGSKDSQLR; from the coding sequence ATGGCCAGTGGCTGGTCCAATGATGGGGCGGTTCAGGATCAAATCGACGCAACGGTGGATGACGCCATCGCTCGCGCCCGTAGTCTGCTACATCAGGGCAGCAGCGCGCAGTATTGCGAAGAATGCGGCGAGGCTATCCCGCAGGCACGTCGCCTGGCGCTGCCGGGGGTTCGTTTTTGCGTGCAATGCCAGGAAAAAATGGATAAGAAACACACGCTTAACAGTGGCTATAACCGGCGCGGCAGCAAAGACAGCCAGTTACGCTGA
- a CDS encoding YfgG family protein, with product MATITHKRRIALRQRRRSGTRIARTVLMISFIILLGRFAYSAIGAFFHHQNTQQQRTEQPVAAAAASTTVTPQRE from the coding sequence ATGGCTACGATTACCCACAAACGGCGCATCGCCCTGCGTCAGCGACGACGATCCGGTACGCGCATCGCCCGTACTGTACTGATGATTAGTTTTATTATTCTGCTTGGTCGTTTTGCCTATTCCGCCATCGGCGCTTTTTTCCATCACCAGAACACACAGCAACAGCGTACTGAACAGCCTGTTGCCGCTGCTGCCGCCTCAACGACTGTGACTCCCCAACGCGAATAG
- the ppx gene encoding exopolyphosphatase yields the protein MPLTNHNTEQPQEFAAIDLGSNSFHMVVARVVNGALQVLSRLKQRVHLADGLDSQNQLSEESIQRGLSCLALFAERLQGFPATNVSIVGTHALRQAVNAQDFLRRAAKIMPYPIEIISGNEEARLIFMGVEHTQPEKGRKLVIDIGGGSTELVIGEDFEPILVESRRMGCVSFAQQFFPNGEISEANFRRARLAAAQKLETLAWEYRIYGWDYALGASGTIKATCEILVAMGEKDGLITPERLEMLRERILQFKNFRAVSLPGLTEDRQTVLVPGFAILCGVFDALAIKELRLSDGALREGVLYEMEGRFRHQDIRIRTAQSLASHYNIDREQAKRVRETAEQLYAQWAQQNPTLVHPQLGALLKWSAMLHEVGLGINHSGMHRHSAYILQNTNLPGFNQEQQQLLALMVRLHRKVVRLEELPRFNLFKKKQYLPMVQLLRLATLLNNQRQATTTPKTLRLIANDTAWTLIFPQGFFNQNMLVQLDLEREQQYWDDVSGWKLYIEEEPV from the coding sequence ATGCCTTTAACGAATCACAATACCGAACAACCCCAGGAATTCGCGGCTATCGATCTGGGTTCCAACAGTTTCCATATGGTGGTAGCCCGTGTCGTCAATGGCGCTTTGCAGGTACTGAGCCGCCTGAAGCAACGCGTGCACCTGGCCGATGGGCTGGACAGCCAAAACCAGCTTAGCGAAGAATCGATACAACGCGGGCTGAGCTGTCTGGCGCTATTTGCCGAACGGTTGCAGGGCTTTCCCGCCACCAATGTCTCGATTGTCGGCACCCATGCGCTACGTCAGGCGGTCAATGCGCAGGATTTTCTGCGGCGTGCCGCCAAAATCATGCCCTACCCGATTGAGATTATCTCCGGCAATGAAGAAGCGCGTCTGATCTTTATGGGGGTGGAGCACACCCAGCCGGAAAAAGGCCGCAAGCTGGTTATCGATATCGGCGGCGGCTCCACCGAACTGGTCATCGGCGAAGATTTTGAACCGATACTGGTGGAAAGCCGTCGCATGGGGTGCGTCAGTTTCGCCCAGCAGTTTTTCCCCAACGGCGAAATCAGCGAGGCCAATTTCCGGCGTGCCCGGCTTGCCGCAGCACAGAAGCTGGAAACGCTGGCATGGGAATACCGCATCTACGGCTGGGACTACGCGCTCGGCGCGTCCGGTACCATCAAGGCTACCTGCGAAATTCTGGTGGCGATGGGGGAAAAAGACGGGTTGATTACCCCAGAGCGGCTGGAAATGCTGCGTGAGCGCATCCTGCAGTTCAAAAACTTCCGGGCAGTCAGCCTGCCGGGTCTGACTGAAGATCGTCAGACGGTGCTGGTGCCGGGCTTCGCTATTCTGTGTGGCGTATTTGATGCTCTGGCGATCAAAGAACTTCGCCTGTCGGACGGCGCCTTGCGTGAAGGGGTGCTGTATGAGATGGAGGGCCGTTTCCGCCATCAGGATATCCGTATCCGTACCGCACAAAGTCTGGCCAGCCATTACAACATTGACCGGGAGCAGGCAAAACGCGTAAGGGAAACCGCCGAGCAGCTTTACGCCCAATGGGCGCAGCAGAATCCGACATTGGTGCATCCGCAACTGGGCGCGCTGCTGAAATGGTCGGCGATGCTGCATGAGGTGGGGCTGGGCATTAATCACAGCGGTATGCATCGTCACTCCGCCTACATTCTGCAGAACACCAACCTGCCGGGTTTCAATCAGGAACAGCAGCAATTGCTGGCGCTAATGGTGCGGCTGCACCGCAAAGTGGTCAGGCTGGAAGAATTGCCACGCTTCAATTTGTTCAAAAAGAAACAGTACCTGCCGATGGTGCAATTGTTGCGCCTTGCCACACTGCTGAACAATCAGCGCCAGGCGACCACCACGCCGAAAACGTTGCGTCTTATCGCCAACGATACCGCGTGGACGTTGATCTTCCCACAAGGGTTCTTCAACCAGAACATGTTGGTCCAACTTGATCTGGAACGGGAACAACAATACTGGGACGACGTCAGCGGCTGGAAACTGTATATCGAAGAAGAGCCTGTCTGA
- the ppk1 gene encoding polyphosphate kinase 1: MSQDKLYIEKELSWLSFNERVLQEAADKSNPLIERMRFLGIYSSNLDEFYKVRFADLKRRILINEEQGSDGELRQLLGKIQARVLKTDQQFDNLYNELLLEMARNQIFLVNERQVSSNQQIWLREYFRQNLRPHITPILILPETNLVEFLKDDYTYLAVEIIRGEQTDYALLEIPSDKVPRFVDLPPEAPHRRKTMILIDNILRYCLDDIFRGFFDFDALNAYSMKMTRDAEYDLVTEMESSLLELMSSSLKQRLTAKPVRFVYQRDMPDAMVECLLHKLGISSYDSVIPGGRYHNFKDFIGFPNIGRANLVNKPIPRLRHHWFSQFRNGFDAIRHRDVLLYYPYHTFEHVLELLRQASFDPSVLSIRINIYRVAKDSRIINSMIHAAHNGKKVTVVVELQARFDEEANIHWAKRLTEAGVHVIFSVPGLKIHAKLFLISRKEGDNIVRYAHIGTGNFNEKTARLYTDYSLLTADERITNEVRRVFNFIENPYRPVSFDHLLVSPQNSRDRLYQMIDREIANAQAGLEAKITLKINNLVDKGLVDRLYAASGAGVKINLLVRGMCSLIPELPGISDNIRVISILDRYLEHDRVYVFHNGGDHKVYLSSADWMTRNIDYRIEVAVEVLDNRLKERVLDILDILFSDTVKARVVDKELSNRYVTRGNRRKVRAQNAIYDYIKALEQPGEQA; the protein is encoded by the coding sequence ATGAGTCAGGACAAACTCTACATAGAAAAAGAGTTGAGTTGGTTATCCTTTAATGAACGTGTGTTGCAGGAAGCTGCGGATAAATCCAATCCGTTGATCGAGCGGATGCGATTTCTGGGGATCTATTCCAGCAATCTGGACGAGTTCTACAAAGTTCGCTTTGCCGACCTGAAGCGCCGCATCCTGATCAACGAAGAACAAGGCTCCGATGGTGAACTGCGCCAATTACTCGGCAAAATCCAGGCCCGGGTACTGAAAACCGACCAACAGTTCGACAATCTGTACAACGAGCTGCTGCTGGAAATGGCTCGTAATCAGATCTTTTTGGTGAATGAGCGTCAGGTTTCCTCCAACCAGCAAATCTGGCTGCGCGAATACTTTCGGCAAAACCTGCGCCCGCACATCACGCCGATTCTGATTCTGCCGGAAACCAATCTGGTGGAGTTTCTGAAAGACGATTACACTTATCTGGCGGTGGAAATCATCCGCGGCGAACAAACCGACTATGCGTTGCTGGAAATTCCGTCCGACAAGGTGCCCCGTTTTGTCGACCTGCCGCCGGAAGCGCCGCATCGCCGCAAGACCATGATCCTTATCGATAATATCCTGCGCTACTGTCTGGATGATATTTTCCGCGGCTTTTTCGATTTCGACGCGCTGAATGCCTACTCGATGAAAATGACCCGCGACGCCGAGTACGATCTGGTCACCGAAATGGAATCGAGCCTGCTGGAACTGATGTCCTCCAGCCTGAAACAGCGCCTGACCGCCAAGCCGGTGCGCTTCGTCTATCAGCGCGACATGCCGGATGCCATGGTGGAGTGTCTGCTGCACAAGCTGGGTATCTCCTCTTATGACTCGGTGATCCCCGGTGGTCGTTACCACAATTTCAAAGATTTCATCGGCTTCCCGAATATCGGCCGCGCCAATCTGGTCAACAAACCGATACCGCGCCTGCGTCATCACTGGTTCAGCCAGTTTCGCAATGGCTTTGACGCCATTCGCCACCGCGATGTGCTGCTGTACTACCCGTACCACACGTTTGAGCACGTACTGGAGCTGCTGCGTCAGGCCTCTTTCGACCCAAGCGTACTCTCTATCCGCATCAATATTTACCGTGTGGCGAAAGATTCCCGCATCATTAATTCGATGATTCACGCCGCCCACAACGGCAAGAAAGTCACGGTGGTGGTGGAACTGCAAGCGCGCTTTGACGAAGAAGCCAACATTCACTGGGCTAAACGGCTGACGGAAGCCGGCGTTCACGTTATCTTCTCGGTGCCGGGGCTGAAGATCCACGCCAAGTTGTTCCTGATTTCCCGCAAGGAAGGGGACAATATTGTGCGCTACGCTCACATCGGTACCGGCAACTTCAACGAGAAAACCGCACGCCTGTATACCGACTATTCGTTGCTGACGGCGGATGAACGCATCACCAACGAAGTGCGCCGGGTGTTCAACTTCATTGAAAACCCGTACCGGCCGGTTAGCTTCGACCATCTGCTGGTGTCGCCGCAAAACTCCCGCGATCGGTTGTATCAGATGATCGATCGAGAAATTGCCAACGCACAGGCGGGGCTGGAAGCAAAAATAACACTAAAAATCAATAATCTGGTAGATAAAGGGCTGGTGGATCGGTTGTATGCCGCCTCCGGTGCCGGTGTAAAAATCAACCTGCTGGTTCGCGGCATGTGCTCGCTGATTCCAGAACTTCCCGGGATCAGCGATAATATTCGTGTCATCAGTATCCTTGACCGCTATCTGGAGCATGATCGCGTCTATGTGTTCCACAACGGCGGCGATCACAAGGTGTACCTGTCGTCCGCCGATTGGATGACACGTAATATTGATTACCGTATCGAAGTTGCGGTGGAAGTGCTTGACAACAGGCTGAAGGAACGGGTGCTGGACATACTGGATATCTTGTTCAGCGATACGGTGAAAGCCCGTGTGGTAGACAAGGAACTGAGCAATCGCTATGTCACCCGCGGTAACCGGCGCAAAGTACGCGCCCAGAATGCCATCTATGACTATATCAAGGCGCTCGAGCAACCCGGAGAACAGGCCTGA
- the pstA gene encoding phosphate ABC transporter permease PstA, with translation MRRWFSTGTPWVWLTASAITFSLIAIVAVFVLLIGQSARYLWPQSVWLFSLQDAQGNTRQLIGERYDEQSLTRQQLTDAGIVNAPESGATRYLLKTGWREVDGQSFQTLLSLSVADASRPANMLAVRRTTNGMAYGYLDGMTEDGQPLVSDNLSSTLQQRIALVQQLMKRAQSLRLGEMNRINQQFDALRLQEEKLRRENRLGDQAQARLKAERTELERHFNELNQQLIALNADINRSAVWVRDAQGQRHTIPIRMIDRAWYPNAMTLAEKAQQTVRVLGAMLTRFEPDDSSPGQLFPAIFGTVLLVILMSVIVMPLGVVAAVYLHEYADNNSLTRWVRVAVANLAGVPSIVYGVFGLGFFVYLVGGTLDHLFYAESLPNPTFGTPGLLWASLTLALLTLPVVIVSTEEGLSRIPVSVRHGSLALGATRAETLWRVVLPMAVPAMMTGLILAVARAAGETAPLMLVGVVKSVPALPVDEIFPYLHLERKFMHLGFQIYDLAFQSPDVEAARPLVYTTALLLVFIVVALNLAAIGIRHVLREKYRMMSL, from the coding sequence ATGAGGCGCTGGTTCAGTACCGGAACGCCCTGGGTATGGCTAACGGCGTCTGCGATTACGTTCAGTTTGATCGCCATCGTCGCCGTATTTGTGCTGCTGATCGGGCAGAGTGCGCGCTATCTGTGGCCGCAATCGGTATGGCTGTTTAGTCTGCAGGATGCGCAGGGTAATACGCGACAGTTGATCGGCGAACGTTATGATGAGCAGTCGCTAACCCGGCAACAGTTAACGGATGCCGGTATCGTCAATGCGCCCGAGAGCGGGGCGACCCGTTATCTGCTGAAAACCGGGTGGCGAGAGGTAGACGGGCAAAGCTTCCAGACGCTGCTGTCCCTGTCGGTGGCCGACGCCAGCCGGCCGGCGAATATGCTGGCGGTGCGCCGCACCACCAACGGTATGGCCTATGGCTATCTCGACGGGATGACCGAAGATGGGCAGCCATTGGTGTCCGATAACCTGTCGTCGACGTTGCAACAACGTATTGCGCTGGTTCAACAGTTGATGAAGCGTGCTCAGTCCCTGCGTTTGGGCGAAATGAACCGGATTAATCAGCAGTTCGACGCGTTGCGGTTGCAGGAAGAGAAACTGCGCCGGGAAAACCGGTTGGGTGATCAGGCACAGGCGCGCCTTAAAGCTGAACGCACGGAGCTGGAGCGCCATTTCAACGAGCTTAACCAGCAACTGATAGCGCTCAATGCCGATATCAATCGCTCGGCGGTATGGGTGCGCGATGCACAAGGGCAGCGGCATACCATTCCGATCAGGATGATCGACCGGGCGTGGTACCCGAATGCGATGACGCTGGCCGAGAAAGCGCAGCAAACAGTGCGGGTGCTGGGCGCCATGCTAACCCGGTTCGAGCCGGACGACAGTAGTCCCGGTCAGCTCTTTCCGGCGATTTTCGGCACCGTGCTGTTGGTGATTCTGATGTCGGTTATCGTGATGCCGCTGGGGGTAGTAGCGGCGGTTTATTTGCACGAATACGCCGACAACAACAGCCTGACCCGCTGGGTGCGGGTTGCCGTGGCGAATCTGGCTGGCGTACCGTCGATCGTCTACGGCGTATTTGGGCTGGGCTTTTTTGTTTATCTGGTCGGCGGCACGCTGGACCACCTGTTTTACGCCGAGTCACTGCCTAACCCGACCTTTGGTACGCCGGGGTTGCTGTGGGCCTCGCTGACGTTGGCGCTGTTGACGCTGCCGGTGGTTATCGTCTCTACCGAAGAAGGATTGTCGCGAATCCCGGTATCGGTGCGCCATGGATCGCTGGCGTTGGGGGCCACCCGGGCGGAAACCCTGTGGCGCGTGGTGTTGCCGATGGCGGTGCCGGCGATGATGACCGGGCTGATTCTGGCGGTGGCGCGGGCAGCGGGGGAAACCGCGCCGCTCATGCTGGTGGGCGTGGTGAAATCGGTGCCGGCGTTGCCGGTGGATGAGATCTTCCCTTATTTGCACCTGGAACGGAAATTCATGCATCTGGGGTTCCAGATTTACGATTTGGCGTTCCAAAGCCCGGATGTGGAAGCGGCGCGCCCGCTGGTGTATACCACCGCATTGTTGCTGGTGTTCATTGTGGTGGCGCTGAATCTGGCGGCAATCGGCATTCGCCATGTATTACGTGAAAAATACCGAATGATGTCACTCTGA
- the pstB gene encoding phosphate ABC transporter ATP-binding protein PstB produces MGMPKPLERLPVMDVHRLTDEQTALSAEGLNLYYGDKHALCDISLRIPKNRVTALIGPSGCGKSTLLRCFNRMNDLMEHCRIEGDLCLQGMNIHDPSLDVSTLRRRVGMVFQRPNPFPKSIYENVIYGLRLQGMKDRRQLDEAVESALRAAALWHEVKDRLGDSALTLSSGQQQRLVIARAIAIEPEVLLLDEPTSALDPISTLVIEELIGALKRRFTLVLVTHNMQQAARVSDYTAFIHHGRLIEYSETDALFTAPAERRTEDYITGRFG; encoded by the coding sequence ATGGGCATGCCTAAACCGCTGGAGAGACTCCCCGTGATGGACGTCCACCGGTTAACCGATGAACAAACGGCGTTGTCGGCAGAGGGACTGAATCTGTATTACGGCGACAAGCACGCACTGTGCGATATTTCGCTGCGTATTCCGAAAAACCGTGTGACGGCGCTGATTGGGCCATCCGGTTGCGGCAAGTCTACCTTGTTGCGTTGCTTTAACCGCATGAACGATCTGATGGAGCATTGCCGTATTGAAGGCGATCTCTGTCTGCAGGGCATGAACATCCACGATCCGTCGCTGGATGTCTCGACGCTGCGTCGTCGGGTCGGCATGGTGTTCCAGCGGCCTAATCCGTTTCCGAAATCCATTTATGAGAATGTGATTTACGGCCTGCGTTTGCAAGGCATGAAAGACCGGCGTCAACTGGACGAGGCGGTGGAAAGCGCGCTGCGGGCCGCCGCGTTGTGGCATGAAGTGAAAGATAGGCTAGGCGACAGCGCGCTGACGTTGTCCAGCGGCCAACAACAACGGCTGGTCATCGCCCGAGCCATCGCCATCGAACCGGAAGTGTTATTGCTGGATGAACCGACTTCGGCGCTTGATCCGATTTCAACGCTGGTGATCGAAGAGCTGATCGGCGCGCTGAAGCGCCGTTTCACGCTGGTATTAGTGACGCATAACATGCAGCAGGCGGCGCGGGTATCGGATTACACGGCGTTTATCCATCATGGCCGGTTGATCGAATACAGCGAGACGGATGCGTTGTTTACCGCTCCGGCAGAACGTCGCACCGAGGATTATATTACCGGTCGTTTTGGCTAG
- a CDS encoding helix-turn-helix domain-containing protein, whose translation MRFGTMSEGEIITELCRRIKDARIQQRLSQVDLAERAGLGIATIKRAEMGESITLSSLLAILRGLNRLHQLEGVLFDTEVENFNARLNGGQSRTPLRIRKKNTDAPAPVAAVESMPKPVASALDWYVSAAENNLIWSWPDNEKKPS comes from the coding sequence ATGAGATTCGGTACCATGAGCGAAGGTGAAATCATCACCGAGCTTTGTCGGCGTATAAAAGACGCGCGTATTCAGCAGCGATTATCCCAGGTGGATCTGGCCGAACGGGCCGGCCTCGGCATCGCTACCATCAAACGGGCGGAGATGGGGGAATCGATCACTCTGAGCAGCCTGCTGGCGATTCTGCGCGGGTTGAATCGTCTGCATCAATTGGAAGGCGTGCTATTTGATACCGAAGTTGAGAATTTCAATGCGCGACTTAATGGCGGGCAATCCCGTACGCCGTTACGCATTCGTAAGAAAAATACCGACGCGCCGGCTCCCGTCGCCGCAGTGGAATCGATGCCTAAGCCTGTCGCCAGCGCACTTGACTGGTATGTTTCCGCGGCTGAAAACAATTTAATTTGGTCCTGGCCGGACAACGAAAAAAAACCTTCCTGA
- a CDS encoding L-serine ammonia-lyase has translation MVSVFDIFKIGIGPSSSHTVGPMKAGNMFTDDLVNQSLISSVDAIIVDVYGSLALTGKGHHTDIAIIMGLAGNLPDSVDIDAIPAFIQQVQHSGRLPLLNGRYAVNFPLESALRFQPENLPLHENGMTIRALDAGQKVLYSKTYYSIGGGFVVDQEHFGQPNTQEERAPWPFYSARQLLQHCHDNCLSLSAVVMKNEIAMHGRDALEAYFASVWQTMQNAIHRGMNTEGVLPGPLRVPRRASALHRLLFTNGRFSNDPMDAMDWVNMFAMAVSEENAAGGRVVTAPTNGACGIIPAVLAYYDRFIQPVTPDTCLRYFLAAGAIGILFKMNASISGAEVGCQGEVGVACSMAAAGLAELLGANPEQVCIAAEIGMEHNLGLTCDPVAGQVQVPCIERNAIASVKAINAARMAIRRASEPRVSLDKVIETMYETGKDMNAKYRETSRGGLAIKVVQCE, from the coding sequence ATGGTCAGCGTATTTGATATTTTCAAAATTGGTATCGGCCCTTCCAGTTCGCATACCGTTGGTCCGATGAAAGCTGGCAACATGTTCACCGACGATCTGGTTAACCAGTCTCTGATTTCATCGGTTGACGCCATTATCGTTGATGTTTATGGCTCGCTGGCTCTGACCGGCAAGGGCCACCACACCGATATCGCCATCATCATGGGACTGGCGGGCAACCTGCCGGATAGCGTGGATATCGACGCGATCCCGGCTTTTATTCAACAAGTACAACACAGCGGTCGTCTGCCGTTGCTCAATGGGCGCTATGCAGTCAATTTCCCGCTGGAGAGCGCACTGCGTTTCCAGCCGGAAAACCTGCCGCTACACGAAAACGGCATGACGATCCGCGCGCTCGACGCCGGACAGAAGGTGCTGTACAGCAAAACCTACTATTCGATCGGCGGCGGTTTCGTGGTCGATCAAGAGCACTTCGGTCAGCCGAATACCCAGGAAGAGCGCGCGCCCTGGCCGTTCTATTCCGCCCGCCAACTGTTGCAGCACTGCCACGATAACTGCCTGTCGCTGTCGGCAGTGGTGATGAAAAACGAAATCGCCATGCACGGCCGCGACGCGCTGGAAGCCTATTTCGCCAGCGTCTGGCAAACCATGCAGAACGCCATTCATCGCGGTATGAACACCGAAGGCGTGCTGCCCGGCCCGCTACGCGTACCACGTCGCGCCTCAGCGTTACACCGGCTGTTGTTCACCAACGGGCGTTTTTCCAACGATCCGATGGATGCCATGGATTGGGTCAACATGTTCGCCATGGCGGTATCGGAAGAAAACGCCGCCGGCGGCCGGGTGGTCACCGCACCGACCAACGGCGCCTGCGGCATTATTCCTGCCGTGTTGGCCTACTACGACCGCTTTATTCAGCCGGTCACGCCGGACACCTGCCTGCGCTATTTCCTGGCCGCCGGCGCCATCGGCATTCTGTTCAAAATGAACGCGTCGATTTCCGGTGCGGAAGTGGGTTGCCAGGGTGAAGTCGGCGTCGCCTGCTCAATGGCGGCGGCCGGTCTGGCAGAGCTGCTGGGCGCGAATCCGGAGCAGGTGTGTATCGCCGCTGAAATCGGTATGGAACACAACCTCGGTTTGACCTGCGACCCGGTGGCCGGTCAGGTTCAGGTGCCTTGCATCGAGCGTAACGCCATCGCCTCCGTCAAAGCGATCAACGCCGCCCGTATGGCGATTCGCCGCGCCAGCGAACCCCGCGTCTCGCTGGATAAAGTGATTGAAACCATGTATGAAACCGGCAAAGACATGAACGCCAAATACCGCGAAACCTCCCGGGGCGGTCTGGCGATCAAAGTGGTGCAATGCGAGTAA